In Puniceicoccales bacterium, the genomic stretch TCTGGCACCAAAAGGATTCCACTGGCTGATATTTTGAGTGAGGATAGGAATTTAATTAAGGATTTGTTGGTTGGTGCAAATGATGATAGTGCGAAGGATTTAGCTCAAATACTTATTGCTAGCCAAGGATTTGATGATTTGACCAAGAGATCACTGCTGGCGAGATTTGTCAAAGAATTCCCCGAGGTGCAATCGGTTATTTCAAGTAAACAGGGTGCTGTTAAGGAGGAGGACATTTCGTTGATGGTTTCCCAGGCCAGTTTCGATGCTCGGACCAAGGAATATGAAGTTATTGTTAATGAAAAAATCCCTGCAAACAAACGTGCCATTGAGGCTGCACGAGAACATGGCGATCTTCGCGAAAATTCCGAGTATAAGATGGCTAAGCAGGACCAAGATACGTTGCTTGCCCGGAAAGCCCTATTGGAATCCGAGCTTAAGCGGGTTAAGATAATTGATTTTTCTGAGACGCCGGGCGGTGTCGTTTCCCTAGGATCTGTCGTTAAATTGAAAGCTGCCCGGGGCAAAGAGACAGCCGAATATGCTGTGCTGGGAGCCTGGGATGGTGATCCGGTCCATGGTATTTTGTCCTATAAAACACCGTTGGGCCAGGCGTTACTTGGTAAAAAAGTCGGAGATGTGGTGACAATTAAAATTGGCACAAAGGAACAGTCTTGGGAAGTTCAAGGTATAACTAGGTGGGTTGACCGCAAATAGTTATGAACCTGTCGCTGGGACTTAATATCATTGTTGATTTACTGTTTCCGCGCTATTGTTGTTCCTGTGGTAGACTGCTTAGGGCCAGCGAGTTTCGCTACCTGTGCGACTACTGTGTTTCGCAAATATGCCGCATAACCGAACCGCTATGTCTATCCTGTGGAGCTCCTTTTCACGGTTATATCGCCGATGATGGTAGGATTTGTGCCAAATGTAGGGTTAATCCTCCGAAGTTCAACAGGGCCATATCCATGTGGGTGTTCGATGGCGTTGCCCGGAAGATTATCCATGAGCTGAAGTATAAATCCGGAGAATATATGCTGCTGGACATTGAACGTATGGTTTCTCAAAACAAATCATTTATAGAACTAATTTCTTCCTCTGTTCTTGTGCCCGTGCCAATCCATTGGCGGAGACTTTTTTACCGTGGCTATAACCAAAGTGAATTGATAGCGAAGATGTTATGTAAAATTACCAAAAATTCGACGGTGAGGAATTTGTTGATCAAAAAAAAGCATAATCGGTCCCAGACGGAGCTGTCGTCGGACAATAGGGTGAGAAATGTGGCCGGGTCTTTTGCCCTGTGCAAGAAAATCGATTTGCCAAAGCATGTCAAAATTGTTATTGTAGATGATGTTATGACCACCGGCGCGACGGTAAACGAGTGCGTGAAACAATTCAATGAAGAGGGCTATTATAACCTGTTTGTGGCGACACTTGCCCGGGATTGATTACTTCTTGCGGCTTTCCTTGGGCTGAAACTCGAAGCCTAGTTTGCCTTCTTTGAAAATCAAAGCCGCCGAGAAAAGTCGGCCGGTTTTTTTTGATCGAAAGCCCTCTATCACGTCTGTTTTGCCATTGGCTAGAAGTTTAGCCGCCTGCTCGCGAGTTAACTCTTTCCCTAGCACATACTTACCGATTCTAAACATGCATCTGGAGGCTTTGTCTTTTTTTATGAAATTTTCGCATATGTAGGCGTTTTCATAGTCGTAGACTGTGCCGTCACAATTTTCGCACTGGCATTTTCCTATTCCCTCGTAGCTGCGCAGTCTTTCGACGGTGATCGTGGGATCGTCCATGTGTTCCAGGTTTTTTTCAAATGAAAAATTGACCTTGCCGCTATCGTCGATGATCAGTGATGCCGAGTATAATTTACCAAGTTTGGATCGGAACCCTTCCAATGGACCAACCCTTTTATTGCGTAGTAGTTCTTCAAATTCAGAGATTGCCATCCTCCTGCTGGAAAGAGTTTTAAGCAACACTATCTTGCCATCTTGTGACCGAAAGTCCTTCAATGTTTCCTGCATTGGAAGGTTGTCGCTGGGTGATATCAGCGTCGATAGCCTTATAATTTTGTCGGCTTCTTCAAAAAGTTTTATCTTTTCTACGATATCTTTTGTCAATGTGATAATGCCGTTGATAAATGATTCTCTATCGAGGTTGCCCTGTTCCATCTGGCGCAGTTTGTATTCCCATTCTCCGGTCATGGTAGGGCTTGATAAGACGTTGATGTTGAAGGCGTCTAAGAATGTAAACAGGTCTTCAGCTTTGGGTGTAGGCATCAGGTCTCGTTTGTTTCTTTCGATGTATTTCAGGGAAATCAGGTGATCTATTATCTGGGCCCGGGTGGCAGGAGTACCTAGGCCACGTTCCTTCATAGCCTCTGCAAGTTCTTCATCGTCAACCATTTTACCAGCACCTTCCATCATCGCCAGAAGCGTTGCCTCGGTGTATCTTGCCGGTGGTTTTGTTGCTTCTTTGACCGCATTTACTTCCAGTACATTTGCCTTGGCAGGATTTCCATCTTGTTCTGCCAAAGCTGGTATTGTTTCGGCATCCGGACCGGTCGCTGACCTTCCGTATACGGCCAGCCAGCCAGGTTCTGCCAAGACCTTACCTTCGGTCAAGAATTCCAGTTCTCCAACTTTTGATACCCTGGTTGTCACGTTAAATTCGGCTGCCGGAAAGAAAATCGCGATGAATCTCAGCGCTATCATGGCATAAATTTTTGATTCTTCATCGGATAGCGATATGGGCTGTTTGACCGTGGGTATTATCGCAAAATGGTCGCTGATCTGTTTGTTGTTAAATATTTTTTTGTTGGTCGGGTCTACCCAGTTGTTTTTCAAGACCGTGTCTGCGAATTCTTTAAATTCCTGGCTGACGGACTCCAATACCTGGATACAGGTTTGGCTGTAGTCTTCAGGCAGTGCGTTCGAATCAGTCCGAGGATAGGTGATACATTTGTGTTTTTCGTAGAGTGATTGGGCAATATTTAATATCATGCCGGCCGGCATTCCATAGCGAGTATTTGCCTCTCGCTGCAATGTGGTCAAATCATAGAGCCGTGGAGCGTTTTGTTTTGTTCGTTTCTTTTTTTCAGATACCACGGCAACTTTGACCGCATTGACTTCATCGATTATTTGAGTTGCTTCCTCCTCGGACCACAATCGGTCAATCCGGTCCTGGCAATCATTTTTGTTGATCTTTGGTTTATTGAATGTGCCAGTATATGAGCCGTTTGTGATGCCGAAGTTTCCGACGATTCGCCAGTAATCCCTTGGTATAAAATTGATTATCTCTCGTTCCCTGTTGCAAATCATGGATAGGGTCGGGGTTTGAACTCGCCCTACGGTTGCCACATTGCCGATTCTTGAGCGAAACATCTTTGTTGTCACGGCCCTTGTTCCATTTATGCCAATTAGCCAGTCAGCTTCTGACCGACATTTGGCGGCATACTGCAAATTCTTCATTTCTTCTTCATCGCGTAGATGCAGGAAGCCATCTCGTATTGATTCTGTGGTCATCGACGATAGCCACAGCCGTTTTATTATTTTTTTACAGCCGGCTAATTCGTATATATAGGTAAAAATGAGCTCGCCCTCACGGCCGGCATCACAGGCATTTATTATTACATCTATGTCCTTGCGTGCCATGAGCTTCTTGAGCTCGTTAAATTTTTTTTTGGTCTGTTCTATGGGTTTTTTTTCAAATTTTTCCGGTAGAATTGGCAGAGTGTCGAGGGACCACTTTTTTAGGCTTGCATCGATATCCTCTGGCATGAAAAGTTCAACCAGGTGGCCGACGGCAGAACTAACAACATACTCATTATTTTCATAAAAATCATCGTGTTTTTTAAATTCTCCGAGAACATTTACGATGTCCCGAGCAACACTGGGTTTTTCAGCTATAACCAATTTCTTCATAATCAACACAACGCTATTATAGATCAGCTAGAGGTAGGCCTAAAATAAACGCCATTAGTACACCGGTAATAAATAATATAATTTGAATAATTCAATCAATTTAAGTTATTGTTTTTTACCAATTTTTCGCAATGTTTACTATTTGTGGAAAATTTGTTAGCATAGTATTCATATATGCAGCTGGAAACCCAGCCGGCGATATATCCGCATATTATGCCACCAAGGGATATGGTCGAAAAACATCGGAAAACCCGTTCTCCTCCGTTTATAATATCGCCCATGCTATTGATCGATAGGCCAAGGTTGTCATAGCTCTGTTCGATAGACTTAAGGTGTTCAGTACCAAATATATTTGTAACAAAGTAACCGACCTTGTAATCCAGCCACCATAGGAATGGTACGGTGAATGGTGTGGAAACGAATTGCAATGCTACAAGGATCATGATGTTGGCCCGAAACAACAGCGAAAGTATACAGGCTATGATGATTTGACCGCCCATCACCGGAAGCATGGTCAATACCCAGCCAGCATATAATGCCGGTACGGCTTCAGTGACTCGAAATGACCATAGGTAGGAACGTTTTCTGGCCGAATTGGCGAACCTTCCGATGACTGGATATTTATGTATGGTTGCCTTTCGTGGCATGTATTTAAATATTTTTTTGATCCATCGAATTCGTTTATGTCTATTTTTTTTGAAAATTTCGTCGCCATTTGACATGGTGTAATTAAATAGTAAATAGAGTTGTTAACAATAAGAAATATGACTGCCATACATGTTTAATGCCAGAAACAGCTCTTGACAAACCGACACTAAGCTTCAGATTTCAAACATTGGCCGGGGGTAGTAGCTCAATTGGTTAGAGCGCCTGCCTGTCACGCAGGAGGTCGCGGGTTCGAGTCCCGTCTATCCCGCCAGAGTAGGATCTCGTCCTAGCTACTAAAGTTTCGTGTTGTTGCTCATTTTTGAGATATGGCCGTAGGGTATGATGGTGTGTTTGGTGTTGTAACCAATCAGCCGATGGCCAAGCTATTTTAAACATTCTTCGATACTATTAGCCATTTCTAGTCAAATGTGATTAGTATAGGGATGATAATTTTATACAGGTGAAGTCGGTGGCCATGCTGAATTATGTAAGGAACTATTGAATCCATCGAATATTGGTATATCTGTATAAATCTTACTGGCTGCCCGGCTAGGATTCGAACCTAGACAAACGGAGTCAGAGTCCGTCGTGCTACCATTACACAACCAGGCAATAACTGCACCCACGACTAATATAAGTACTATTGATTTCAAGTTGTAATTATTGTAAGTGTAAATAATTATATATTTATGAATAAATTTCTTGATAATATCTGACCTAATTTTATGCTTAGTATTGTATGGATGAGAGTGGAAATAAATGTTTAGTTACAGTATATCTTAACAAGGTTGAAAAAAGTAATGTTATTCGTGGTGAATTTAATAAACTTGGGTTACATAATTCATTTACGCGCGACGGTAAGGTCTACGATTTGCCGGATAATATGTACGTAAAATCTACGGTTGGAAATAATCAAGATGCCATAAGAGATGCGGTACTAGATGATGTTAACAAGGCTATGCAGTCGAAAGGGTTAAGCGATTGCAGCATAGGCGTTTTTGTTGGCAAAGATTGGACCAAAGACGCCATAGTAGATTATAACAAGGGTGATAAAGTATAGTAGCCAAAATCATGGCTGTTTTGGCTTTCTCCTTGAACGTGTTATTTTGACTTCGGGGCTGGAATTACTTGCTAGCATAATAGGTGTCACGTTGTCTGAAATAATTCCAGCTGTGCTTGGGTTCGCTTTACCTGGGTTTTTGTTAGTATTCTTAACTAGTTCGGTCGACATTTTTTTCAGCGCTTCTTCCTTTATAGAGTCCAAAATAGTATTATTGTGCTTGTCATTGCGTTTTTCTAATTTTATTGTAGCTCCCTTTGTAGACAGCTTTGGGAATGTAAATGTCATTAGTTTACCGTTACATTCGGCGATATAGTTACATAGCTTATCTCGGAACATTTCCAAATATTGAGGTGGTTTTTTTTCGATGGTTCCAGATGTGTATAGTATTTTTGCCGATGGTGACAGGGAATCTTTACAGATTTCATTTCCTATTACCACATGATCCTTGGCTTCGGAGATCGGCACAACACATATGGCCGGGTTACCATTCCTAAGGCCTTCGACCATAATTGTTCCACTGTCAGCTTTTATTGCCGAAGAATCGAAGAGTCGTATTTCACTTTTCTTGTTATCTGGTTCGAAGATTATGGCATCACCATTCTGTAAAATCAATTCCTGATCTTCTGCCAGCGATGCCGGTTTATTTATCACCAAATCCCTGGCAAATGATATGCCCCCAAAAACCCCAAATAGAGTACACAAAACAAATATTTTCCTTTCCATATTCCAAATCCAGGTTACACAACCTAATCTGTTTCTAAGTGTTATGAAAAAAAGCAAAAGATCAATAGTAATTTTTTGGTGAAACAATCCATGGATCGGTTTGTTTTAATAATTATAAATAAAATACTCGCTAGAAGAATCAAGGGCATTAAACTGTCATTCATGGGGTCAGTTAATAGGCCAGTGATTTTAGTGATTCGTGATGGCTGGGGAGAATCGCAGGACGATACACTCGATAGATGGAATGCTATTAAGCATGGCAATGCCAGGTTTCACGATAATGTTCTAAGTTCTTGGCCCTGTGTGGAATTGGCAGCCTGTGGGCTGGATGTTGGGTTGCCAGAAGGAATTATGGGAAACAGCGAGGTTGGTCATCAAAACATTGGTGCCGGACGGATTGTGGATCAGGAAATTGTCAGGATTGATAAGGCCTTTGCCAGCGGGACAGCGAGTGGTTTGCCTGCCCTGAGAAATGCGCTGGCGAATGTGATCAAAAATGATTCAAAGCTGCATTTGTTTGGGCTATGCTCGGATGGAGGCGTTCACTCCATGTTGAGGCATTTATATTCCCTGCTC encodes the following:
- a CDS encoding ComF family protein — protein: MNLSLGLNIIVDLLFPRYCCSCGRLLRASEFRYLCDYCVSQICRITEPLCLSCGAPFHGYIADDGRICAKCRVNPPKFNRAISMWVFDGVARKIIHELKYKSGEYMLLDIERMVSQNKSFIELISSSVLVPVPIHWRRLFYRGYNQSELIAKMLCKITKNSTVRNLLIKKKHNRSQTELSSDNRVRNVAGSFALCKKIDLPKHVKIVIVDDVMTTGATVNECVKQFNEEGYYNLFVATLARD
- a CDS encoding DNA topoisomerase 3, which gives rise to MKKLVIAEKPSVARDIVNVLGEFKKHDDFYENNEYVVSSAVGHLVELFMPEDIDASLKKWSLDTLPILPEKFEKKPIEQTKKKFNELKKLMARKDIDVIINACDAGREGELIFTYIYELAGCKKIIKRLWLSSMTTESIRDGFLHLRDEEEMKNLQYAAKCRSEADWLIGINGTRAVTTKMFRSRIGNVATVGRVQTPTLSMICNREREIINFIPRDYWRIVGNFGITNGSYTGTFNKPKINKNDCQDRIDRLWSEEEATQIIDEVNAVKVAVVSEKKKRTKQNAPRLYDLTTLQREANTRYGMPAGMILNIAQSLYEKHKCITYPRTDSNALPEDYSQTCIQVLESVSQEFKEFADTVLKNNWVDPTNKKIFNNKQISDHFAIIPTVKQPISLSDEESKIYAMIALRFIAIFFPAAEFNVTTRVSKVGELEFLTEGKVLAEPGWLAVYGRSATGPDAETIPALAEQDGNPAKANVLEVNAVKEATKPPARYTEATLLAMMEGAGKMVDDEELAEAMKERGLGTPATRAQIIDHLISLKYIERNKRDLMPTPKAEDLFTFLDAFNINVLSSPTMTGEWEYKLRQMEQGNLDRESFINGIITLTKDIVEKIKLFEEADKIIRLSTLISPSDNLPMQETLKDFRSQDGKIVLLKTLSSRRMAISEFEELLRNKRVGPLEGFRSKLGKLYSASLIIDDSGKVNFSFEKNLEHMDDPTITVERLRSYEGIGKCQCENCDGTVYDYENAYICENFIKKDKASRCMFRIGKYVLGKELTREQAAKLLANGKTDVIEGFRSKKTGRLFSAALIFKEGKLGFEFQPKESRKK
- a CDS encoding DUF2062 domain-containing protein, which encodes MSNGDEIFKKNRHKRIRWIKKIFKYMPRKATIHKYPVIGRFANSARKRSYLWSFRVTEAVPALYAGWVLTMLPVMGGQIIIACILSLLFRANIMILVALQFVSTPFTVPFLWWLDYKVGYFVTNIFGTEHLKSIEQSYDNLGLSINSMGDIINGGERVFRCFSTISLGGIICGYIAGWVSSCIYEYYANKFSTNSKHCEKLVKNNNLN